Part of the Vigna unguiculata cultivar IT97K-499-35 chromosome 3, ASM411807v1, whole genome shotgun sequence genome, aatgaatataaaactttttaaataaaacaaggAGTATCATTTAACACAACAAAAGAGGAGGTgcaatttttctatttatatttttatataaaaaaaaaatgaaaaagaagagaTAAGGTGTGTGCAGTGTTGTGAGCTGAAATGAGTAGTTGTTTGGTTGCTCCGCCATGGCCATGTTCAAGCATGGCGGAAGCGAAGCAGCACCATTCTCTCCTCCTCCGTCTGGGACTCTCTACCGACAACCATGCGGTGTCTGGCATCTTCACCTTCTGCTCCCTCTCCAACCACGGCAACCTCAACTACGCCCTCAAACTCTTCACCACTCTTCCCAACCCCGACACCTTCCTCTACAACACTCTCTTCAAAGCCTTCTCCATTTCCCACACCCCTTCCCTCTCCCTCCTCTTCTACTCCCACATGCTGCAACGTTCCATCGCACCCAACTCTTTCACCTTCCCCTCTCTCATAAGGACCTGCAAACTCCAACAAGAAGTTAAGCAGCTCCATGCACACGTTCTTAAATTCGGGTTTGGAGCAGATACCTTCGCTCTTAACAACTTGATCCACGTGTATTTCGCTTTCGGGTCCTTGGATGATGCCAGGAGGGTGTTTTACACCATGCCTCATCCAAATGTCGTGTCTTGGACGAGCCTTGTTTCTGGGTACTCTCAGTGGGGACTCGTGGACGAAGCTTTTCGAGTTTTTGAACTCATGCCTTCCAAGAACGGGGTTTCTTGGAACGCCATGATTGCGTGTTTTGTCAAGAGCAACCGGTTTCGTGAGGCGTTTGATTTGTTTCGGAGGATGAGGGTGGAGGAGGTGGAGGTGGATAGGTTTGTGGCTGCTACTATGCTCTCTGCGTGCACGGGAGTGGGGGCATTAGAGCAAGGGAAATGGATACACGGATGTGTTGAGAGGAATGGGATTGTGTTGGATTCAAAGCTTGGCACAACCATTGTTGACATGTATTGCAAGTGTGGTTGTTTGGACACGGCGTTTCGGGTGTTTTGTGGGTTGGAAGTGAAAGGAGTTTCTTCGTGGAATTGCATGATTGGGGGGTTTGCAATGCATGGCAGAGGAGAGGATGCAATTAGGCTTTTCAGGGAGATGGAGGAAGAAGGAATGGTTTTGCCTGATGACATCACTTTTGTGAATGTTCTTACTGCTTGTGCTCATTCGGGTTTGGTTGAGGAAGGGTTTTATTACTTT contains:
- the LOC114177505 gene encoding pentatricopeptide repeat-containing protein At5g66520-like; this translates as MSSCLVAPPWPCSSMAEAKQHHSLLLRLGLSTDNHAVSGIFTFCSLSNHGNLNYALKLFTTLPNPDTFLYNTLFKAFSISHTPSLSLLFYSHMLQRSIAPNSFTFPSLIRTCKLQQEVKQLHAHVLKFGFGADTFALNNLIHVYFAFGSLDDARRVFYTMPHPNVVSWTSLVSGYSQWGLVDEAFRVFELMPSKNGVSWNAMIACFVKSNRFREAFDLFRRMRVEEVEVDRFVAATMLSACTGVGALEQGKWIHGCVERNGIVLDSKLGTTIVDMYCKCGCLDTAFRVFCGLEVKGVSSWNCMIGGFAMHGRGEDAIRLFREMEEEGMVLPDDITFVNVLTACAHSGLVEEGFYYFRYMVDVHGIEPTKEHYGCMVDLLARAGRLEEAKKVIDDMPMSPDAAVLGALLGACRIHGNLELGEEVGKKLIELDPGNSGRYVILGNIYASCGKWEEVAGVRKLMNERGVKKEPGFSMIEMEGVVNEFVAGGRDHPLAQVLYAKVYEMLEAIRVFGYVPDTDGVLHDLVEEERENPLLYHSEKLAIAYGLLKSKRGETLRVTKNLRVCKDCHQASKLISKVYDCDIIIRDRNRFHHFSNGECSCKDYW